A region from the Tahibacter amnicola genome encodes:
- a CDS encoding Dps family protein encodes MGIDIGIAKKDREAIAKALSRQLADTYTLYLKTHGFHWNVTGPMFNALHLMFETQYNEMWLALDQIAERIRALDVAAPGSGAQFAKLSSIPEETGVPDWKGMVQQLVSGHETATRTARELFKVAEKANDQPTADLATQRMEAHEKTAWMLRSLLA; translated from the coding sequence ATGGGTATTGATATCGGAATTGCCAAGAAGGATCGGGAAGCCATCGCCAAGGCGCTGTCGCGCCAGCTGGCCGATACCTACACCCTGTACCTGAAGACCCACGGCTTCCACTGGAACGTCACCGGGCCGATGTTCAATGCCCTGCACCTGATGTTCGAGACCCAGTACAACGAGATGTGGCTGGCGCTGGACCAGATCGCCGAGCGCATCCGGGCCCTGGACGTGGCCGCGCCCGGCTCCGGCGCCCAGTTTGCCAAGCTTTCCTCCATCCCCGAGGAGACCGGCGTGCCGGACTGGAAGGGCATGGTGCAGCAGCTGGTTTCCGGCCATGAAACGGCGACCCGCACGGCGCGCGAGCTATTCAAGGTCGCGGAGAAGGCCAACGACCAGCCCACCGCGGACCTCGCCACCCAGCGCATGGAAGCCCACGAGAAAACCGCCTGGATGTTGCGCTCGCTGCTGGCCTGA
- a CDS encoding Calx-beta domain-containing protein, translated as MLRKHRALVAGIVLLGAATSAESAVVISQVYGGGGGTSATYKNDFVELFNAGSTSVNLAGLTVQYASATGTGNFAVAATPTATLAPGKYFLIQLASSGTPGLDLPTPDATGTTNMSASGGKVVLVNGTSALACNGGNNVCSAAQLAQIVDLVGFGGANFFEGTGAAPAPSNILSDQRKGAGCTETNNNANDFLAATPSPRNSAASANSCGVTLSIADATVAEGNSGTTALSFTVSLSGAAPAGGVSFVATTGGGTATAGADYSALSSAPFSITEGTTSTTVTVNVDGDTLFELDENLTVTLSSVVGATALDTQATGQITNDDSAPAISIGDATVTEGNAGQAIATFTVSLSAASGLATTFTAVTADDTALASELDYANTTAGGEIPAGSTSTTVEVLVNGDTTVEPTETFFVNLTNLANATAGDAQGLGTITNDDESVVPVLSINNTSVIEGNSGTADATFTVTSSMAAPAGGIQVTATTSDGTATTADNDYAARSATVTILEGQTSATFAVSVNGDTKIESGETFTVELSNPSGSATISGGQGTATITNDDVAPNLSIDDASVTEGHSGQAQLVFPITLSGPAPQGGVGFTVTTTDGTATTADGDYAAQSGVAGTIAEGQNSGQVIVAVNGDARFEPNETFTVTLAAATNATLADATATGTISNDDYLEIHDIQGDNAATPFNNQVVATSGNIVTGIGPAGFTMQAPDARADSNINTSEAIYVYTVTTPAVAIGDRVDVSATATEFNGLTELTFATVTVTGNAQPLPTPVDFDASRPSSNPALPSCPTSGSNFECFEFMRVRVADGLVSTGNQRFANPPTETFAEVFITANGRRGVRDPGLLFPLLTTAGNTLAGEWDGNPELFELDADYFGAVPNGTPIYGGTRFNAVGVLGYDFGDYELWATEFNVTAASTIPRPVRDSAGAAELRIGAFNMLRYCDTTNSAGSGSDPCVSPTPTQAVFDAKVARLSRYVADVLKLPDVLGVEEVENLAVLQALATRLTTDTGVPYTARLEEGNDVGGIDVGFLVRTDRVTINTVTQVGKTTTWNDPTGSATALLNDRPLLLLEASFTGNGGMPFAVMVVHPKARSCTDQTGGASCQQGDVDRNRLKRFTQAQYAAQQIQQFQTAHPNVPFAVVGDFNAYQFTDGWADVVGLMAGTYDDAANLLDLGANIVMPSLYNAVNSLPANEQYSFLFTENFGQFQGFNTRDVPTLQVLDIALLNSAAKAMFTGFEFGRANQDAPNEIERQCGLVPTPAPPACPHPAIGVSDHDGFVFTLATDRIFRNGFEASP; from the coding sequence ATGCTCCGTAAGCACCGTGCACTCGTTGCCGGAATCGTGCTGTTGGGGGCTGCGACATCCGCCGAATCGGCGGTGGTCATCAGCCAGGTCTATGGTGGCGGCGGCGGTACCAGTGCCACCTACAAGAACGATTTCGTCGAGCTTTTCAACGCTGGATCCACTTCGGTCAACCTGGCCGGCCTGACTGTTCAGTATGCGAGCGCCACCGGCACGGGAAATTTCGCCGTCGCCGCAACGCCCACCGCCACCCTGGCACCGGGCAAGTACTTCCTCATCCAGTTGGCCAGCAGCGGCACGCCTGGCCTGGACCTGCCTACACCAGACGCCACCGGCACGACCAACATGTCGGCCAGCGGCGGCAAGGTTGTCCTCGTCAATGGCACGAGCGCGCTGGCCTGCAATGGCGGCAACAACGTCTGCAGCGCCGCGCAGTTGGCGCAGATCGTCGATCTCGTCGGATTCGGCGGGGCCAACTTCTTCGAAGGTACCGGCGCCGCGCCGGCGCCGAGCAACATCCTCTCGGACCAGCGCAAGGGCGCCGGATGCACCGAGACCAACAACAACGCCAACGACTTCCTGGCCGCCACGCCCAGCCCGCGCAATTCGGCCGCCTCGGCCAACAGCTGCGGCGTGACCCTGTCGATCGCCGACGCCACCGTCGCGGAAGGCAACAGCGGCACGACCGCTCTTAGTTTCACGGTCAGTCTCAGCGGCGCGGCGCCGGCGGGCGGGGTCTCCTTTGTGGCAACGACCGGCGGCGGAACCGCTACGGCCGGCGCCGACTACAGCGCCCTGTCTTCGGCCCCCTTCAGCATCACCGAAGGCACGACGAGCACGACGGTCACCGTGAACGTCGACGGCGACACCCTGTTCGAACTGGATGAAAACCTGACGGTTACCCTCTCCAGCGTCGTCGGCGCCACCGCGCTCGACACGCAGGCGACGGGCCAGATCACCAATGACGACAGCGCACCGGCCATCAGCATCGGCGACGCGACCGTTACCGAGGGCAACGCCGGCCAGGCCATTGCGACCTTTACGGTCTCGCTGTCCGCCGCCTCCGGCCTCGCGACGACTTTCACCGCGGTGACAGCCGACGACACAGCCCTTGCGTCCGAGCTCGACTACGCCAACACGACGGCGGGCGGCGAAATTCCCGCTGGCAGCACCAGCACGACAGTCGAGGTTCTGGTCAACGGCGACACGACGGTCGAGCCCACCGAAACCTTCTTCGTCAACCTGACCAACCTCGCCAACGCCACGGCCGGTGACGCGCAGGGCCTTGGCACCATCACCAATGACGATGAGTCAGTGGTTCCGGTCCTGTCGATCAACAACACCAGCGTCATCGAAGGTAACAGCGGCACGGCCGACGCCACGTTCACCGTGACCTCGTCCATGGCCGCGCCGGCCGGCGGCATCCAGGTCACCGCCACCACCAGCGACGGCACCGCCACGACGGCCGACAACGACTACGCCGCGCGTAGCGCGACGGTCACCATCCTGGAAGGCCAGACCAGCGCGACGTTCGCGGTCAGCGTGAACGGCGACACCAAGATCGAGTCGGGCGAAACCTTCACGGTGGAGCTGAGCAATCCCAGCGGCAGCGCCACGATTTCCGGCGGCCAGGGCACGGCCACCATCACCAATGACGACGTCGCGCCGAACCTGTCCATCGACGACGCCTCGGTTACCGAAGGGCATTCCGGCCAGGCTCAGCTGGTCTTCCCGATCACCCTGAGCGGCCCTGCGCCGCAGGGCGGCGTGGGCTTCACCGTCACCACCACCGATGGCACCGCCACCACGGCCGACGGCGACTACGCCGCGCAGTCGGGCGTCGCCGGCACCATCGCGGAAGGCCAGAACAGCGGCCAGGTCATCGTCGCCGTCAATGGCGACGCGCGTTTCGAACCGAACGAAACCTTCACTGTGACGCTGGCCGCGGCGACCAACGCCACCCTGGCCGACGCCACGGCCACCGGCACGATCAGCAACGATGACTACCTGGAAATCCACGATATCCAGGGCGACAACGCGGCAACGCCGTTCAACAACCAGGTTGTCGCCACCAGCGGCAACATCGTGACGGGTATCGGCCCGGCCGGCTTCACGATGCAGGCACCGGATGCCCGCGCGGACAGCAACATCAACACCTCGGAGGCGATCTACGTCTACACCGTCACGACGCCGGCCGTCGCGATCGGTGACCGCGTCGACGTCAGCGCCACCGCGACGGAATTCAACGGCCTCACCGAGCTGACCTTCGCCACCGTGACCGTCACCGGCAACGCACAGCCGCTGCCCACGCCGGTCGACTTCGACGCCAGCAGGCCGTCTTCCAACCCGGCCCTGCCGAGCTGCCCGACCAGCGGCAGCAACTTCGAATGCTTCGAGTTCATGCGCGTGCGCGTGGCCGACGGCCTGGTCAGCACCGGCAACCAGCGTTTCGCAAACCCGCCGACGGAAACCTTTGCCGAGGTGTTCATCACGGCCAACGGCCGTCGCGGCGTACGTGATCCGGGCCTGCTGTTCCCGCTGCTCACCACGGCGGGCAATACCCTCGCAGGCGAGTGGGACGGCAATCCGGAGCTGTTCGAGCTGGACGCCGACTATTTCGGCGCCGTACCGAACGGCACGCCGATCTACGGCGGCACGCGCTTCAACGCCGTCGGCGTGCTCGGCTACGACTTCGGCGACTACGAGCTGTGGGCGACCGAATTCAACGTCACCGCGGCCAGCACCATTCCGCGCCCGGTGCGCGACAGTGCCGGCGCCGCCGAGCTGCGCATCGGCGCGTTCAACATGCTGCGCTACTGCGACACCACCAACAGCGCGGGCAGCGGTTCGGATCCCTGCGTCTCGCCGACGCCGACCCAGGCCGTCTTCGATGCCAAGGTGGCACGCCTCTCGCGCTACGTCGCCGACGTGCTGAAGCTGCCGGACGTGCTGGGCGTGGAGGAAGTCGAAAACCTGGCCGTGCTGCAGGCGCTGGCGACCCGGCTCACCACCGATACCGGCGTGCCCTACACCGCCCGCCTGGAAGAGGGCAACGACGTCGGCGGTATCGACGTCGGCTTCCTGGTCCGCACCGACCGCGTCACGATCAACACTGTGACCCAGGTCGGCAAGACGACCACCTGGAACGACCCGACCGGCAGCGCCACGGCGCTGCTCAACGACCGTCCGTTGCTGCTCCTGGAAGCCAGCTTCACCGGCAACGGCGGCATGCCGTTCGCGGTGATGGTGGTGCATCCCAAGGCGCGCAGCTGCACCGACCAGACCGGCGGCGCCAGCTGCCAGCAGGGCGATGTCGACCGCAACCGCCTCAAGCGCTTCACCCAGGCACAGTACGCGGCGCAGCAGATCCAGCAGTTCCAGACGGCCCATCCGAACGTGCCGTTTGCCGTGGTCGGCGACTTCAACGCCTACCAGTTCACCGACGGCTGGGCAGACGTGGTGGGCCTGATGGCGGGCACCTACGACGACGCGGCCAACCTGCTGGACCTGGGTGCCAATATCGTCATGCCGAGCCTGTACAACGCCGTGAACTCGCTGCCGGCGAACGAGCAGTACTCGTTCCTCTTCACCGAGAACTTCGGCCAGTTCCAGGGCTTCAACACGCGCGACGTGCCGACCCTGCAGGTGCTGGACATCGCCCTGCTGAACAGCGCCGCCAAGGCGATGTTCACCGGCTTTGAGTTCGGCCGCGCCAACCAGGACGCACCAAACGAAATCGAGCGCCAGTGCGGCCTTGTGCCGACGCCGGCCCCGCCGGCCTGCCCGCATCCGGCGATCGGCGTCTCCGACCATGACGGCTTTGTCTTCACTCTCGCGACGGATCGGATCTTCCGCAACGGGTTCGAAGCAAGCCCTTGA
- a CDS encoding TVP38/TMEM64 family protein produces the protein MKRLRSLLPLFLLVGIGLALFFSGTLDRLRPETLSQEQMALRQQIAEHPVIASLIHIGVMALAISTGIPGAVVIILAGGMLFGALHGAVLSSIGVTLGALVLFFASRAAFGDHSHGSAPALVERLRGGYQAHPVSYTFFLRLVPFFPFGGVTVALAWLRCPVWLFLLATAGGGSVMTAIESVLGAGLAKNIAQTGKVDLSLMTDPMVIGPLIGVAALSLLPIAINRWRARKADAGATPPST, from the coding sequence ATGAAACGTCTGCGTTCGCTCTTGCCCCTGTTCCTGCTGGTCGGCATCGGCCTGGCCCTGTTCTTCTCCGGCACACTGGACCGACTGCGGCCGGAAACCCTTTCCCAGGAGCAGATGGCACTGCGCCAGCAGATCGCCGAGCACCCGGTGATCGCCTCGCTGATCCACATCGGCGTCATGGCATTGGCGATTTCGACCGGCATCCCCGGTGCGGTGGTGATCATCCTCGCCGGTGGCATGCTTTTCGGTGCGCTGCACGGTGCCGTGCTGTCGTCCATCGGCGTCACCCTGGGCGCCCTGGTGCTCTTCTTTGCCAGCCGCGCCGCCTTCGGCGACCACAGCCACGGCAGCGCGCCGGCCCTGGTCGAGCGGCTTCGCGGCGGTTACCAGGCGCATCCGGTGAGCTACACCTTTTTCCTGCGCCTGGTGCCCTTCTTCCCCTTCGGCGGCGTGACCGTCGCGCTGGCCTGGCTGCGCTGCCCGGTCTGGCTGTTCCTCCTGGCGACCGCCGGCGGCGGCTCGGTCATGACCGCGATCGAAAGCGTGTTGGGCGCGGGCCTGGCCAAGAACATCGCCCAGACCGGCAAGGTCGACCTGTCGCTGATGACCGATCCGATGGTGATCGGCCCGCTGATTGGCGTGGCGGCGTTGTCGCTGCTGCCAATCGCGATCAACCGATGGCGGGCACGCAAGGCGGATGCCGGCGCCACGCCGCCATCGACCTGA
- a CDS encoding glycosyltransferase — translation MSNPQPAVAKKSLWGALLLALLVAALNVGLWAWINRPVQIANWSGPVEGFAFSAFQRYQSPLRENYPSDEELASDLRIIAKHGKRVRTYSSLQSPAIPRLARDLGLDVMAGAWLDRRMEHNEEELQAVITAARRWPNIDRVMIGNESMLRDDLKVEELIDYLDRARAAIRQPVSTAEPLHIWIKHPELVQHVDFITVHLLPYWEGIPRKDAIGFALGNYEELKRLYPGKKVVIGEVGWPSYGDRKKFAEPTVADEAHFIRDWLNVARERGIDYYLMEAFDQPWKEEAEGRAGAYWGIFGADRLPKFSMEGPVIEDPNWPWKAFAASALALLPMIWFAWQFWRFRLAGKLFFLGLIQLSAGVLVWSTTVPYSFYLDPIDWAMLVILMPAQLAIIGILLINAFEFTEVIWRRSWLREFTLLTPAPDERQPFVSVHLACCNEPPEMVILTLDSLAALDYENFEVLVIDNNTKNEEVWKPVEEHCQKLGSRFRFFHLNPWPGFKAGALNFGLKETDPRAEVIAAVDADYAVRPDWLKALTGYFHDPKVAVVQCPQAHRDWEHNEFRRMTNWEYDGFFRIGMHHRNERNAIIQHGTMTMVRREALERTGNWSEWTICEDAELGLRLMQEGLDLVYVDEIMGRGLTPADFTAYKSQRYRWAFGAMQILKARWDWMTRKGPLSAGQRFHFLTGWFSWFADALHLVFTLMALAWTALMLGLPEYFSLPLQLFLVPIMGFFISKAVFGIALYRVRVPCSWKDTIMASIASMALSHAIARGIFMGLAKKKGEFVRTAKSRRLSKRPSAFSSVREELLMFFALCVAIVGMMKMYGLQYTEGKLWMVILGAQAIPYVSALIGAWIAHKSGEKAG, via the coding sequence TTGAGCAATCCACAGCCTGCTGTCGCCAAGAAATCGCTGTGGGGTGCGCTTCTCCTCGCCTTGCTGGTGGCTGCGCTCAACGTGGGCCTGTGGGCATGGATCAACCGCCCCGTCCAGATCGCCAACTGGAGCGGCCCGGTCGAAGGCTTCGCCTTCTCGGCCTTCCAGCGCTATCAAAGTCCGCTGCGCGAGAATTATCCCAGCGACGAGGAGCTCGCCTCCGATCTGCGCATCATTGCCAAGCACGGCAAGCGGGTTCGTACCTACTCCTCGCTGCAGAGCCCCGCTATCCCGCGCCTGGCACGCGACCTGGGCCTGGACGTCATGGCCGGTGCCTGGCTTGACCGCCGCATGGAGCACAACGAGGAAGAACTCCAGGCCGTGATCACGGCCGCACGGCGCTGGCCCAACATCGACCGCGTGATGATCGGTAACGAATCGATGCTGCGCGACGACCTCAAGGTCGAGGAACTGATCGATTACCTCGACCGCGCCCGCGCCGCGATCCGCCAGCCGGTTTCCACTGCAGAACCTTTGCACATCTGGATAAAGCACCCCGAGCTGGTCCAGCATGTCGATTTCATCACCGTTCACCTGCTGCCCTACTGGGAAGGCATCCCGCGCAAGGACGCCATTGGCTTCGCCCTGGGTAACTACGAGGAACTCAAGCGTCTGTACCCGGGCAAGAAGGTCGTGATCGGCGAAGTGGGCTGGCCCAGCTACGGCGACCGCAAGAAGTTCGCCGAACCCACGGTCGCCGACGAAGCCCATTTCATCCGCGACTGGCTCAATGTCGCACGCGAACGCGGCATCGATTACTACCTGATGGAAGCCTTCGATCAGCCCTGGAAGGAAGAAGCCGAAGGCCGCGCTGGCGCCTACTGGGGTATCTTCGGCGCCGACCGCCTGCCGAAGTTCTCGATGGAAGGCCCGGTCATCGAAGATCCGAACTGGCCGTGGAAAGCCTTCGCGGCTTCCGCACTGGCGCTGCTGCCGATGATCTGGTTCGCCTGGCAGTTCTGGCGCTTCCGTCTGGCCGGAAAGCTGTTCTTCCTGGGCCTGATCCAGTTGTCCGCCGGCGTCCTGGTCTGGTCGACCACGGTGCCCTACTCGTTCTACCTGGACCCGATCGACTGGGCGATGCTGGTGATCCTCATGCCGGCGCAGCTGGCCATCATCGGCATCCTGCTGATCAACGCCTTCGAGTTCACCGAGGTGATCTGGCGGCGCAGCTGGCTGCGCGAGTTCACCCTCCTGACGCCGGCGCCGGACGAACGCCAGCCGTTCGTATCGGTGCATCTGGCCTGCTGCAACGAGCCGCCGGAGATGGTGATCCTCACGCTCGATTCGCTCGCCGCACTCGACTACGAAAATTTCGAGGTGCTGGTGATCGACAACAACACCAAGAACGAGGAAGTCTGGAAGCCGGTCGAGGAGCACTGCCAGAAGCTGGGTAGCCGATTCCGCTTCTTCCACCTCAATCCGTGGCCGGGCTTCAAGGCAGGTGCGCTCAATTTCGGCCTCAAGGAAACCGACCCGCGCGCCGAAGTCATCGCCGCGGTCGACGCCGACTACGCCGTGCGCCCGGATTGGCTCAAGGCCCTCACCGGCTATTTCCACGACCCGAAGGTGGCCGTCGTCCAGTGCCCCCAGGCGCACCGCGACTGGGAACACAACGAATTCCGCCGCATGACCAACTGGGAATACGACGGTTTCTTCCGCATCGGCATGCACCACCGCAACGAGCGCAACGCCATCATCCAGCACGGCACCATGACGATGGTGCGGCGCGAGGCGCTCGAACGCACCGGCAACTGGTCGGAATGGACGATCTGCGAAGACGCCGAGCTAGGCCTGCGCCTGATGCAGGAAGGCCTGGACCTGGTCTACGTCGACGAAATCATGGGTCGCGGCCTCACCCCGGCCGACTTCACGGCGTACAAGTCGCAGCGCTACCGCTGGGCCTTCGGCGCAATGCAGATCCTCAAGGCACGCTGGGACTGGATGACCCGCAAAGGTCCGTTGAGCGCCGGCCAGCGCTTCCACTTCCTGACCGGCTGGTTCAGCTGGTTCGCCGACGCGCTGCACCTGGTTTTCACCCTGATGGCGCTGGCATGGACCGCGCTGATGCTCGGCCTGCCTGAGTACTTCAGCCTGCCGCTGCAGCTCTTCCTCGTCCCGATCATGGGCTTCTTCATTTCCAAGGCCGTGTTCGGCATCGCGCTCTACCGCGTACGCGTGCCCTGCTCCTGGAAGGACACCATCATGGCGTCGATCGCGAGCATGGCGCTCAGCCACGCCATCGCGCGCGGCATCTTCATGGGCCTTGCCAAGAAGAAGGGCGAATTCGTCCGCACCGCCAAGAGCCGCCGCCTGAGCAAACGCCCCAGCGCCTTCTCCTCGGTGCGCGAGGAGCTGCTGATGTTCTTCGCCCTGTGCGTGGCCATCGTGGGCATGATGAAGATGTACGGCTTGCAGTACACCGAGGGGAAACTCTGGATGGTGATCCTGGGCGCCCAGGCTATTCCCTATGTCTCGGCGTTGATCGGCGCCTGGATCGCGCACAAGTCCGGCGAAAAGGCCGGCTGA
- a CDS encoding ATP-binding protein: protein MLGNPAIAVVAATFDVKVEGAVVGRLLLSPLPAPSGDLAQAFAATQWRQALVAALVILVGAVVLAFALARWLLQPIRALAEGTSALADGDYSRRLPQVRNDELGALSNHFNHLASTLEQHQQARRDWGADIAHELRTPLSILQGEIQAMQDGVRPMNATALNSLHAECARLAALIDDLYQLSLADAGALDYRFAPMDLGEVLMATCAAQSAACTDAGLTLELAPLPATVLPVRGDEGRLNQLLANLIGNSRRYTDAPGRIRITATRLPTHWSVDIDDTPPGVPPESLPRLFDRLYRVDRSRNRAHGGAGLGLAICRAIVQAHGGSIEAHHSPLGGLRVRLRLPIAEKD from the coding sequence GTGCTCGGCAATCCCGCTATCGCGGTGGTAGCAGCGACGTTCGACGTGAAGGTGGAAGGTGCCGTGGTGGGCCGGTTGCTGCTGTCACCACTGCCCGCACCCAGCGGTGACCTTGCCCAGGCATTCGCCGCCACACAGTGGCGCCAGGCACTGGTCGCCGCGCTGGTGATCCTCGTCGGCGCCGTCGTGCTGGCATTTGCCCTCGCCCGCTGGCTGCTCCAACCGATCCGCGCCCTGGCGGAGGGCACGTCCGCCCTGGCCGATGGCGACTACTCGCGACGCCTGCCACAGGTGCGCAATGACGAACTGGGCGCGCTGAGCAATCACTTCAACCACCTGGCTTCGACCCTGGAGCAGCACCAGCAGGCGCGTCGCGACTGGGGAGCCGACATCGCGCATGAACTGCGTACGCCGCTGAGCATCCTGCAGGGCGAAATCCAGGCGATGCAGGACGGTGTCCGCCCGATGAATGCAACGGCCCTGAACTCACTGCACGCCGAATGCGCACGCCTGGCCGCGCTCATCGATGATCTCTATCAGCTGTCACTGGCCGACGCCGGCGCGCTGGACTACCGCTTCGCCCCCATGGACCTGGGCGAGGTGCTCATGGCCACCTGCGCCGCGCAGAGCGCCGCCTGCACCGATGCCGGCCTCACGCTGGAACTGGCGCCGCTGCCGGCGACTGTGCTGCCGGTGCGCGGCGATGAGGGCCGTCTCAACCAGTTGCTGGCCAATCTCATCGGCAACAGCCGGCGGTACACCGACGCCCCCGGCCGCATCCGCATCACGGCGACGCGCCTGCCCACGCACTGGTCTGTCGACATTGATGACACCCCGCCCGGCGTTCCGCCCGAATCCCTGCCGCGCCTGTTCGATCGCCTGTATCGCGTTGACCGGTCACGCAACCGCGCCCACGGCGGCGCGGGCCTGGGGCTGGCCATCTGCCGCGCGATCGTGCAGGCCCATGGCGGCAGCATCGAAGCACACCATTCCCCCCTGGGCGGGCTGCGCGTGCGCCTGCGACTGCCGATTGCGGAGAAGGACTAA
- a CDS encoding response regulator, giving the protein MTGLQTVLLVEDEAKIAAVLRDYLVAAGYAVHILANGGVAADYVRDHAPAAVLLDLMLPGKDGLTVCREIRAFSNVPILMVTARVEEIDRLLGLELGADDYICKPFSPREVVARVKVVLRRSHPEPTPGAAAGLELDDARFEAKIRGVTLSLTPVEYRLLRTLAARTGCVFSRQQLIDAAYLDHRVVSDRTVDSHIKNLRRKLTDACPGEEPIASVYGVGYRLEPLEDP; this is encoded by the coding sequence ATGACCGGCCTGCAGACCGTACTGCTCGTCGAAGACGAAGCCAAGATCGCCGCCGTGCTGCGCGACTATCTCGTCGCCGCGGGTTACGCGGTCCACATTCTGGCCAATGGCGGCGTCGCGGCGGACTACGTCCGCGACCATGCGCCTGCCGCTGTCCTGCTGGACCTGATGCTTCCCGGCAAGGACGGTCTGACCGTGTGTCGCGAAATACGCGCATTTTCCAATGTTCCCATTCTCATGGTCACCGCGCGCGTCGAGGAGATCGACCGCCTGCTGGGCCTGGAACTGGGCGCAGACGACTATATCTGCAAACCCTTCTCGCCACGCGAAGTCGTCGCCCGCGTGAAGGTCGTACTGCGTCGATCGCACCCGGAACCCACGCCTGGCGCTGCCGCCGGACTGGAACTGGACGACGCCCGCTTCGAGGCGAAGATCCGCGGTGTCACACTCTCATTGACGCCGGTCGAGTACCGGCTGCTGCGTACCCTGGCCGCGCGCACCGGTTGCGTCTTCTCGCGCCAGCAGCTCATCGACGCGGCCTACCTGGACCATCGCGTCGTCAGCGACAGGACCGTCGACAGCCACATCAAGAACCTTCGCCGCAAGCTCACTGACGCCTGCCCCGGCGAAGAACCGATCGCCTCCGTCTACGGCGTCGGCTACCGTCTCGAGCCCCTCGAAGACCCCTGA
- a CDS encoding transposase: MPRRRRLELPNMPLLISHRGMETVSLFSDETDYAHYRDCLLRTTLQCGVLIHGYALLPRRVVLLTNAAAVGATSRAIRNTAQQYAQWLNRRRSRHGALWDGRFKSCLVEPEQVVLSALRYIEQAPQRAGLVGEAPQWPWSSAAAHVCAGEDDVLTPHPAYLRLGIDRRTRGRAWSEYLGVAQDEAQLGQIRAHLAQERALGSAQFQAMVTTALSSPAAWRPRGRPKLCLQ; encoded by the coding sequence ATGCCACGACGTCGACGGCTGGAACTTCCCAACATGCCCTTGCTGATCTCGCACCGGGGCATGGAAACGGTTTCCCTCTTTTCCGATGAAACCGACTACGCGCATTACCGCGATTGCCTGCTGCGGACGACATTGCAGTGCGGCGTCCTCATCCATGGCTACGCCTTGCTCCCGCGCCGTGTGGTGCTGCTGACCAATGCCGCGGCGGTCGGTGCGACGTCACGGGCGATCCGCAACACGGCGCAGCAGTATGCGCAATGGCTCAATCGCCGGCGCTCACGCCACGGGGCATTGTGGGACGGTCGATTCAAATCCTGTCTGGTCGAGCCAGAGCAGGTTGTGCTGTCGGCGCTGCGCTATATAGAGCAGGCGCCGCAACGGGCGGGCCTGGTCGGCGAGGCGCCGCAGTGGCCCTGGTCCAGCGCCGCTGCCCATGTGTGTGCCGGTGAAGATGACGTGCTGACCCCTCACCCGGCGTACCTGCGCCTGGGTATCGACCGGCGCACGCGGGGAAGGGCGTGGTCGGAATACCTCGGCGTCGCCCAGGATGAGGCGCAACTGGGGCAGATCCGGGCGCACCTGGCGCAGGAACGTGCCCTGGGCAGCGCCCAGTTCCAGGCCATGGTGACGACGGCCTTGAGCAGCCCTGCCGCCTGGCGTCCGAGGGGGCGCCCCAAGCTCTGCCTGCAGTGA